The following are from one region of the Haloactinomyces albus genome:
- a CDS encoding carbohydrate ABC transporter permease translates to MTASEGTTMATTDVDAEASRTRLTSGPTQRGRGRRRLSESRLGDYLFVLPAVAFIALLMLYPLFYNVKLSLYDVNLGNFLSGERPFVGLQNYVEAFGSSAFWHSLGTSLVYTGSSILLSFVLGYALALFFNRAFPGNGVMRAILLVTYVLPSVVSGTVWRWMLQGDSGIVNAVLLNLGIIDEPIFWLVHGDTAMISVVTSTVWVTSPFVMILLLAGLQSIPEGLYEAAKIDGASAVKRFWYVTMPAMRPVALTVLLLSFIFTFKTFDNIFVMTKGGPGDATTITPIYAYEKAFGFFEFSDGAVASTVLIAISVLMALVYFKLSQREEAA, encoded by the coding sequence GTGACGGCATCCGAGGGCACGACCATGGCGACGACCGACGTCGATGCGGAGGCGAGCCGGACCCGGCTCACCTCGGGCCCCACGCAGCGCGGGCGTGGCAGGCGTCGGCTGAGCGAGTCCCGGCTGGGCGACTACCTGTTCGTGCTGCCCGCGGTGGCGTTCATCGCGCTGCTGATGCTCTACCCGCTGTTCTACAACGTGAAGCTGAGCCTCTACGACGTGAACCTCGGGAACTTCCTCAGCGGTGAGCGTCCGTTCGTGGGGCTGCAGAACTACGTGGAGGCCTTCGGCAGCAGTGCCTTCTGGCATTCGCTCGGGACCTCGTTGGTCTACACCGGCAGCTCGATCCTGCTGTCCTTCGTGCTCGGGTACGCGCTCGCGTTGTTCTTCAACCGCGCGTTCCCGGGCAACGGCGTGATGCGCGCGATCCTGCTCGTCACCTACGTCCTGCCGTCCGTGGTGAGCGGCACCGTGTGGCGATGGATGCTGCAGGGGGACAGCGGGATCGTCAACGCCGTCCTGCTCAATCTCGGGATCATCGACGAGCCGATCTTCTGGCTCGTCCACGGCGACACCGCGATGATCAGCGTGGTCACCTCCACGGTATGGGTGACCAGTCCGTTCGTCATGATCCTGCTGCTCGCCGGGTTGCAGTCGATCCCGGAGGGGCTCTACGAGGCCGCCAAGATCGACGGTGCGAGCGCAGTGAAGCGGTTCTGGTACGTGACCATGCCTGCGATGCGTCCCGTGGCGCTGACCGTGCTCCTGCTCAGCTTCATCTTCACGTTCAAGACCTTCGACAACATCTTCGTGATGACCAAGGGCGGGCCGGGCGACGCGACCACGATCACGCCCATCTACGCCTACGAGAAGGCGTTCGGGTTCTTCGAGTTCAGTGACGGTGCCGTCGCCTCGACCGTGCTCATCGCGATCTCGGTCCTGATGGCTCTCGTGTACTTCAAGCTGAGTCAGCGTGAGGAGGCTGCCTGA
- a CDS encoding ABC transporter ATP-binding protein, which produces MTTVGFHGASRLYPGSTAAAVDSLDLSIEDAEFMVLVGPSGCGKSTSLRMLAGLEQVTSGSVYIGDRDVTDVPPKDRDIAMVFQNYALYPHMSVGDNMGFALKMAGVAKPERKRRVSEAADLLGLQDFLDRKPKALSGGQRQRVAMGRAIVRQPQVFCMDEPLSNLDAKLRVSTRSQIASLQRRLGVTTVYVTHDQVEAMTMGDRVAVLDGGLLQQVDTPLGLYENPANLFVAGFIGSPAMNLLRAEPDEHGARLGENVVSLPRDTVALSEGHPLTVGIRPEAWRLVGAEEGGLPVEVTLVEELGVDAFVHGTTRTDAGTENVVVRVGPRQPPAKGATVHLGVDPERVLAFDSATGERLR; this is translated from the coding sequence ATGACCACCGTCGGTTTTCACGGCGCCAGCCGGCTCTATCCCGGTAGCACCGCTGCTGCTGTGGACTCCCTCGACCTGAGCATCGAGGACGCGGAGTTCATGGTGCTGGTCGGCCCGTCGGGGTGCGGCAAGTCGACCTCGTTGCGGATGCTTGCCGGGCTGGAGCAAGTCACCTCCGGTTCGGTGTACATCGGTGATCGTGACGTCACCGACGTGCCGCCCAAGGACCGCGACATCGCCATGGTGTTCCAGAACTACGCGCTGTACCCGCACATGAGCGTGGGCGACAACATGGGGTTCGCGCTCAAGATGGCGGGCGTGGCCAAACCCGAGCGCAAACGCCGGGTCAGCGAGGCCGCGGACCTGCTCGGGCTGCAGGACTTCCTCGACCGCAAGCCCAAGGCGCTGTCCGGGGGCCAGCGGCAGCGGGTCGCGATGGGTCGGGCCATCGTGCGGCAGCCCCAGGTGTTCTGCATGGACGAGCCACTGTCCAACCTCGACGCCAAACTGCGGGTGTCCACCAGGTCCCAGATCGCCTCGCTGCAACGCAGGCTCGGGGTGACCACCGTGTACGTCACGCACGACCAGGTCGAGGCGATGACCATGGGAGACCGCGTCGCCGTGCTCGACGGAGGGCTCCTGCAGCAGGTCGACACTCCCCTCGGACTTTACGAGAACCCCGCCAACCTGTTCGTGGCGGGCTTCATCGGCTCCCCCGCCATGAACCTTCTGCGAGCCGAGCCGGACGAGCACGGCGCACGCCTCGGCGAGAACGTGGTTTCCCTGCCTCGCGACACTGTTGCGCTGTCGGAGGGCCACCCACTCACGGTGGGCATCCGTCCCGAAGCGTGGCGCCTGGTCGGCGCCGAGGAAGGAGGCTTGCCGGTCGAGGTCACCCTCGTCGAGGAGCTGGGCGTCGACGCGTTCGTGCACGGCACCACCCGCACCGACGCCGGGACCGAGAACGTGGTCGTCCGTGTCGGCCCCCGCCAGCCACCGGCCAAGGGTGCCACGGTGCACCTCGGCGTCGATCCCGAACGAGTGCTGGCCTTCGACAGCGCCACAGGCGAACGCCTCAGGTAG
- a CDS encoding dihydrodipicolinate synthase family protein, which yields MNPRQPAFHGVIPPLVTPLRPDGAVDADSLGRLVAFLLDAGVSGLFALGSSGETAYLTDTQRDQVLDTVVGAADGRVPVFSGCIEPTTNRVIERAALARKSGADAVVATAPFYTRTHLVEVERHFRAVRSAVDLPLVAYDIPVSVQVKLSEQMVLELAANGVIDGLKDSSGDDVAFRRLLLAAQTLPDFSVLTGHEVVVDAMMLAGADGAVPGLANVDPHGYVRLLDACGRGDWAAAKTEQDRLVRLFDIVRAADPATAGGSTAGLGAFKAALAARGIITGATVAPPMRSLAGDEIGAVRALLSEAGLL from the coding sequence GTGAACCCACGGCAGCCTGCTTTCCACGGCGTGATCCCGCCGCTGGTCACACCCCTGAGGCCGGACGGTGCTGTCGACGCGGATTCCCTCGGGCGGCTGGTTGCCTTCCTGCTCGACGCCGGTGTCTCCGGGCTGTTCGCACTCGGCAGCTCCGGTGAAACCGCCTACCTCACCGACACCCAACGGGACCAGGTGCTGGACACGGTCGTCGGTGCCGCGGACGGCCGGGTACCGGTGTTCTCGGGATGCATCGAACCCACGACGAACCGCGTGATCGAACGCGCCGCACTGGCCCGCAAGTCCGGGGCCGATGCCGTCGTCGCGACCGCGCCGTTCTACACGCGCACGCACCTCGTGGAGGTGGAGCGGCACTTCCGCGCGGTGCGCTCGGCCGTCGACCTGCCGCTGGTCGCGTACGACATTCCGGTGTCAGTGCAGGTGAAGTTGTCCGAGCAGATGGTGCTCGAACTCGCCGCCAACGGCGTGATCGACGGGCTGAAGGACTCCAGCGGGGACGACGTGGCATTCCGCCGGCTCCTCCTCGCGGCGCAGACCCTGCCGGACTTCTCGGTGCTCACCGGTCACGAGGTGGTCGTCGACGCGATGATGCTGGCAGGTGCCGACGGTGCCGTACCGGGTCTGGCCAACGTCGACCCGCACGGCTACGTGCGCCTGCTCGACGCGTGCGGGCGGGGGGACTGGGCTGCCGCGAAGACCGAGCAGGATCGGCTGGTCAGGCTGTTCGACATCGTGCGCGCCGCCGACCCGGCCACCGCCGGCGGGTCCACGGCGGGCTTGGGAGCGTTCAAGGCCGCGCTCGCCGCACGCGGCATCATCACAGGGGCCACAGTGGCTCCGCCGATGCGCAGCCTGGCAGGCGACGAGATCGGCGCCGTCCGGGCGCTGCTGTCCGAGGCGGGGCTGCTGTGA
- the nagA gene encoding N-acetylglucosamine-6-phosphate deacetylase — translation MSTVIANTDIVLPDRVLEDGWLRGDGNIIAEIGEGAPPTSAAMVRLGGHTLAPGFVDIHVHGGGGSSFQDADPGDVAAVADFHRRRGTTTMVASLMTRPLADLVHSLAALRELVADGIVAGVHVEGPFLAAAHCGAHSPDLLRAPSPAAVDALLSAGEGTLAMITLAPELPGGIAAVRRISDAGVLPAIGHTNASYDTARRAIGAGARVATHLFNGMRPIHHREPGPAVALLEDPGGTIEIIHDRKHLHDSIVTGLFSRLPSGRLALVSDAIAAAGLDTGRYDVDGLEVTVHDGEARLTGGGPLAGSAITLSDAVRHSLTAGGDRHSVLTAASRTPARTLGLEDQAGSIRVGRRADLVALDQAHQVVAVMSSGQWLGRPPR, via the coding sequence ATGAGCACCGTCATCGCCAATACCGACATCGTGCTGCCCGACCGCGTGCTCGAGGACGGCTGGTTGCGGGGCGATGGAAACATCATCGCCGAGATCGGTGAAGGTGCGCCGCCGACCTCGGCAGCCATGGTGCGCCTCGGCGGGCACACTCTCGCTCCGGGCTTTGTCGACATACACGTGCACGGCGGCGGTGGTTCCTCCTTCCAGGACGCCGATCCCGGAGACGTGGCCGCGGTGGCGGACTTCCATCGCCGGCGCGGTACGACCACCATGGTCGCCAGCTTGATGACGCGCCCACTCGCCGACCTGGTGCACTCGCTGGCAGCATTGCGCGAACTCGTGGCCGACGGGATCGTCGCCGGTGTCCACGTGGAAGGGCCGTTCCTCGCAGCGGCACATTGTGGAGCGCATTCTCCCGACCTACTCCGGGCACCGTCTCCGGCAGCGGTCGACGCGCTGCTCAGCGCCGGCGAAGGCACCCTTGCCATGATCACGCTCGCCCCGGAGTTGCCGGGCGGAATCGCGGCGGTCCGCAGAATTTCGGATGCCGGCGTCCTCCCGGCCATCGGCCACACGAACGCCTCGTACGACACGGCTCGTCGTGCAATCGGTGCGGGGGCTCGCGTTGCCACGCATCTGTTCAACGGGATGCGACCGATTCACCACCGCGAGCCGGGCCCCGCAGTTGCGCTGCTGGAGGATCCCGGGGGCACCATCGAGATCATCCACGATCGCAAGCATCTGCACGACTCGATCGTGACGGGCCTGTTCTCGCGCCTGCCCTCAGGCAGACTGGCGCTGGTCAGTGACGCGATCGCCGCAGCCGGTCTCGACACGGGCAGGTACGACGTGGACGGATTGGAGGTAACCGTTCACGACGGTGAGGCCCGGCTTACCGGAGGTGGGCCGCTGGCGGGAAGCGCCATCACGTTGTCGGATGCCGTGCGCCACAGCCTCACCGCAGGTGGCGACCGGCACAGCGTGCTCACCGCTGCCAGTCGCACGCCGGCTCGCACGCTCGGTCTCGAGGACCAGGCGGGAAGCATCCGCGTCGGTCGGCGTGCCGACTTGGTGGCCCTGGACCAGGCGCACCAGGTGGTCGCGGTCATGTCGTCCGGACAATGGCTAGGAAGGCCACCTCGATGA
- a CDS encoding AraC family transcriptional regulator, which yields MSEPHEEQLIHPRTLHFTTRGIAPVSRVHMWEHHNARALIPLDIHTIDESPLQAREINVHLPNLGLAQVNGSPQIVERSESFISDNPKDAVAIYFATRGDAFFFHRGGNESLKPGQAIMYDTDLPFTRGFAHGLEELVLTIPRVVYRELTGAESLREPVVFPFGSGSQATAHALAKLVRSTVAPHADGSAPPTPVDPGTERCLLDLISSLVVHRQAGKGPCYVTAAKDYVERHLADPDLSAHEVAAAVGISPRHLARAFAEAGLTLREHIRNRRLDRAWELLTSPEGDDLALGELAPRLGFSSHNYFSRAFRNRFDMTPRRARQQLRAASH from the coding sequence ATGTCCGAGCCGCACGAGGAGCAGTTGATACATCCCCGGACGTTGCACTTCACCACGCGGGGGATCGCACCGGTGAGCCGGGTGCACATGTGGGAGCATCACAACGCTCGAGCTCTCATCCCGCTCGACATTCACACGATCGACGAGTCACCGCTGCAAGCCCGTGAGATCAACGTCCACCTGCCGAATCTCGGTCTCGCGCAGGTGAACGGTTCCCCGCAGATCGTGGAGCGTTCGGAATCGTTCATCAGCGACAACCCCAAGGACGCGGTCGCGATCTACTTCGCCACCCGGGGTGATGCGTTCTTCTTCCACCGCGGCGGCAACGAATCCCTCAAGCCCGGCCAAGCCATCATGTACGACACGGACCTGCCGTTCACCCGCGGGTTCGCGCACGGGCTCGAAGAGCTGGTTCTGACGATCCCTCGTGTGGTCTACCGCGAGCTCACCGGCGCGGAATCGCTGCGGGAGCCGGTGGTCTTCCCGTTCGGATCCGGTTCGCAGGCCACCGCGCACGCGCTGGCCAAGCTGGTCCGCAGCACCGTGGCGCCGCACGCGGACGGCAGCGCCCCGCCCACCCCCGTCGACCCTGGCACCGAACGCTGCCTGCTCGACCTCATCAGCTCGCTGGTCGTGCACCGGCAAGCCGGCAAGGGTCCCTGCTACGTGACGGCTGCGAAGGACTACGTCGAACGGCACCTGGCCGATCCGGACCTGTCCGCCCACGAGGTCGCAGCCGCCGTCGGCATCAGCCCGCGGCATCTGGCCCGGGCGTTCGCCGAAGCGGGCCTGACGCTGCGCGAGCACATCCGCAACCGCCGCCTCGACCGGGCGTGGGAACTGCTCACCTCACCCGAGGGCGACGACCTCGCCCTCGGCGAGCTCGCCCCGCGACTGGGTTTCTCCTCGCACAACTACTTCAGCCGGGCCTTCCGGAACCGCTTCGACATGACGCCGCGCCGAGCGCGGCAGCAGTTGCGCGCCGCTTCGCACTGA
- a CDS encoding carbohydrate ABC transporter permease has translation MARSRSRTRGQYLTMLLGILVLLLYLFPVFWMLSTSLKTRSDVFSIPPQLFPSPVVLGSYIESVLQSPPVLRALLNSLVIASGTLLLTLLLGAPAAYGLARLRLRFTVVITLVLLLAQMLPTINLALPLFVIFTEAGLVDTYLGLILANTALAMPFAVIILRPFFLSVPGELIDAARVDGCTPFGAFRRIALPLVMPGLVTVGALAFVTAWGEFVFGLTLATSEQMQPVSVALNRFIGQYGTRWADLMAVATTAALPVIAIFAGLQRFIVGGLTAGATKE, from the coding sequence ATGGCGCGCAGCAGATCCAGAACCCGCGGGCAGTACCTCACGATGCTGTTGGGCATACTCGTCCTGCTCCTGTACCTGTTCCCGGTCTTCTGGATGCTTTCGACGTCGTTGAAGACGAGGTCGGACGTCTTCTCGATCCCGCCGCAGCTGTTTCCCTCGCCCGTGGTCCTCGGCTCCTACATCGAGTCGGTGCTGCAGAGCCCACCGGTCCTGCGGGCGCTGCTGAACAGTCTCGTCATCGCCTCCGGCACGCTGCTGCTCACCCTGCTGCTCGGTGCTCCGGCGGCCTACGGCCTCGCGCGACTCCGCCTGCGCTTCACCGTCGTGATCACGTTGGTACTGCTGCTGGCGCAGATGCTGCCCACCATCAACCTCGCCCTGCCGCTGTTCGTGATCTTCACCGAGGCGGGACTCGTCGACACCTACCTCGGGCTGATCCTCGCGAACACCGCGTTGGCGATGCCCTTTGCCGTCATCATCCTGCGACCGTTCTTCCTGTCGGTACCGGGCGAGCTGATCGACGCGGCGCGTGTCGACGGGTGCACGCCGTTCGGGGCCTTCCGACGTATCGCGCTCCCCCTGGTGATGCCCGGGCTCGTGACCGTGGGGGCGCTGGCGTTCGTCACGGCGTGGGGGGAATTCGTGTTCGGGCTGACCCTGGCCACCAGCGAGCAGATGCAACCGGTCTCGGTCGCGCTCAACCGGTTCATCGGCCAGTACGGCACCCGCTGGGCCGACCTGATGGCGGTGGCCACGACCGCCGCCCTGCCCGTGATTGCCATCTTCGCCGGACTACAACGCTTCATCGTCGGTGGACTCACCGCCGGAGCAACGAAGGAGTGA
- a CDS encoding extracellular solute-binding protein, protein MGRALSRRYFVRLAGAGAAGTALVGLAGCGSAGSGSGSGLTVWDYYGPPDSIYGRALQDLYERYMKANPKISVDKRFVTFDEFNRLLLQSGAGGNLPDVALANAFDTGKFAKAGVAKNLSSRVEKWGKADTYFETSWGTTVWQGDNCALPHVADCYVLWYNVDHFREAGFEQPPQTWQQLGSMASKLSNGDRIGFAFSAVEGVQGATAWVIRFLAAGGDITKVASPAGEAALQQWVDLVKSGATSASVLEWIEEDTYNRFKAGKASMMLQSASYVNVLKEEAPNLNWTVALLPEDTQRASFLSAENLVITNGTQNADAAWDLVTYMQQPDVLKKYLPERNKLPARKDLAQDPLWTEDPVWSVFVEQLPTAWAPENEVAVNSSEIFTYVQEAIQVALSGSASVRQALGQAQRNIDEVMAA, encoded by the coding sequence ATGGGAAGAGCGCTGAGCCGACGGTACTTCGTCAGGCTTGCTGGAGCGGGAGCAGCCGGGACCGCACTCGTCGGGCTGGCAGGCTGCGGATCCGCAGGAAGCGGAAGCGGCAGTGGCCTGACGGTGTGGGACTACTACGGCCCCCCGGACAGCATCTACGGCCGGGCCCTGCAGGACCTCTACGAGCGCTACATGAAGGCGAACCCGAAGATCTCCGTTGACAAGCGGTTCGTCACCTTCGACGAGTTCAACCGCCTGCTCCTGCAAAGCGGCGCCGGCGGGAACCTACCTGACGTCGCGCTCGCCAACGCCTTCGACACCGGCAAGTTCGCCAAGGCGGGTGTCGCCAAGAACCTCAGCTCCAGGGTCGAGAAGTGGGGCAAGGCCGACACGTACTTCGAGACGAGCTGGGGCACCACGGTATGGCAGGGCGACAACTGCGCGTTGCCACACGTCGCCGACTGCTACGTGCTCTGGTACAACGTGGACCACTTCAGGGAGGCCGGCTTCGAGCAGCCGCCCCAGACCTGGCAGCAACTCGGAAGCATGGCCAGCAAGCTGTCCAACGGCGACCGCATCGGCTTCGCGTTCAGCGCTGTCGAGGGCGTCCAGGGAGCGACGGCGTGGGTGATCCGGTTTCTGGCAGCCGGCGGCGACATCACGAAGGTCGCGTCCCCCGCGGGTGAGGCCGCGCTGCAGCAGTGGGTGGACCTGGTGAAGTCGGGGGCCACTTCGGCCAGTGTTCTCGAATGGATCGAGGAGGACACCTACAATCGGTTCAAGGCGGGCAAGGCGTCCATGATGCTGCAGTCGGCGTCCTACGTGAACGTGCTCAAGGAGGAGGCACCCAACCTCAACTGGACCGTGGCGCTGCTGCCGGAGGACACGCAGCGGGCCAGCTTCCTGAGCGCGGAGAACCTCGTCATCACCAACGGCACCCAGAACGCCGACGCCGCATGGGACCTGGTCACGTATATGCAGCAGCCGGACGTGCTGAAGAAGTACCTGCCCGAGCGCAACAAGCTCCCAGCCCGCAAGGACCTGGCCCAGGATCCGCTCTGGACCGAGGATCCCGTCTGGAGCGTGTTCGTCGAGCAGCTACCCACCGCGTGGGCGCCGGAGAACGAAGTCGCGGTGAACTCATCCGAGATCTTCACCTACGTCCAGGAGGCCATCCAGGTGGCGCTCAGCGGCTCGGCTTCCGTGCGTCAGGCACTCGGCCAGGCCCAGCGCAATATCGACGAGGTCATGGCGGCGTGA
- a CDS encoding FadR/GntR family transcriptional regulator produces MTETVSTSTQNLSASSRAPLRGQTVIEQIKAYILRHRLAPGDPLPTESALCEELGASRSSVREAIKTLSALDIVEVRHGHGTYVGRLSMAALVEGLVFRAQLSSQDDFAVLGELIGVRQLLEQGFAGPILAAFDDELRAALDAQVEEMRRRTDLGEPFVEADRAFHLLLIQPLRNDLVSQLTAAFWDVHAVVAPMLSTSLEHARETVDAHAGIVTAAANGDEAAFVRAIETHYAPVREQLDYHLRQS; encoded by the coding sequence ATGACCGAAACTGTATCCACGTCTACGCAGAACCTGTCGGCGAGCTCGCGAGCACCGTTGCGAGGGCAGACCGTCATCGAGCAGATCAAGGCCTACATCCTGCGGCACCGTCTCGCACCAGGTGATCCGCTGCCGACCGAGTCGGCGCTGTGCGAGGAGCTGGGCGCCAGCCGCTCCAGCGTGCGAGAGGCGATCAAGACCCTCAGCGCGTTGGACATCGTCGAAGTCCGGCACGGTCACGGCACGTATGTGGGCCGGCTGTCGATGGCCGCTCTGGTCGAGGGCCTGGTGTTTCGGGCACAACTGTCCAGCCAGGACGACTTCGCCGTGCTCGGTGAGTTGATCGGCGTGCGGCAACTGCTCGAACAGGGCTTCGCGGGCCCCATCCTCGCTGCCTTCGACGACGAGCTACGCGCCGCGCTCGACGCCCAGGTCGAGGAGATGCGACGGCGCACCGACCTCGGAGAACCCTTCGTCGAGGCAGACCGCGCCTTCCACCTGCTGCTGATACAGCCGCTGCGCAACGACCTGGTCAGCCAGCTCACCGCGGCGTTCTGGGACGTCCACGCCGTCGTGGCTCCCATGCTCTCGACCTCCCTCGAACACGCCCGGGAGACGGTCGACGCGCACGCGGGCATCGTCACCGCCGCAGCCAACGGGGACGAGGCGGCCTTCGTCCGTGCCATCGAGACCCACTACGCCCCCGTCCGCGAACAGCTCGACTACCACCTTCGCCAGTCTTGA
- a CDS encoding exo-alpha-sialidase — protein MKFVHRLLLAAVVAAGSALTAIPSTSATGTDSTARPPAPKPSGDEPLFESVDIANSGIGAHTYRIPALEKLPDGTLIAAYDRRNDDASDLPGDIDVLVERSYDNGRTWTDPVVVSGADTEVGSGDPSIIVDDQTGRIHLFYASGNGFRQSGTGNDNDNPNLIHLDHAYSDDGGRTWTERRLTETLKDPGWKGIFASSGTGIQLKTGPHAGRLIQQYTFQKVDGSIWAVSAYSDDHGRTWQMGRPVGPLMDENKTVELADGRIMLNSRTSSGPYRLVAYSRDGGVTYSEPKPDRELVDPTNNAAIIRYDEDANPSRPQAHRLLFSNTADPHARRNLTIKMSCNDGKTWPIARTVEPGASAYSTMVELGDGTFGLLYERGNYEHITFARFNAAWLGADCPASPSHPELGTKITDAGDLTAGQQGTVEVSVTNHGHRTSVPGSLTLDVPRSWSVQQPQQDVPPLEAGASTTLSFTVTPSESTRAGEYELAVQIKAGATRKTATPTVLVLGADPVLAAQPDRGYDGVDDYTDLTGRLDSVRQLEQGVLAVDLRTSDIQVAGALLSSSDTDEPSTNVTLALNSGVPYYESRQDGSYAARVSATESVADGGEHTVALVSDAGGTRIYVNGTRVASSSDQAFFGHVGGLDGLWAGRNVDNAGPQWHFGGHIDRIRIYGTN, from the coding sequence GTGAAGTTCGTCCACCGCTTACTGCTCGCGGCCGTGGTCGCAGCAGGGAGCGCTCTGACCGCCATCCCGTCCACAAGTGCGACCGGCACCGATTCGACAGCACGACCGCCCGCTCCCAAGCCGTCCGGAGACGAGCCGCTGTTCGAGTCCGTCGACATCGCGAACTCCGGTATCGGCGCGCACACCTACCGGATTCCGGCGCTGGAAAAGCTACCCGACGGCACGTTGATCGCAGCCTACGACCGCCGCAACGACGACGCGTCGGACCTTCCCGGCGACATCGACGTCCTCGTCGAGCGCAGCTACGACAACGGCCGCACCTGGACCGATCCGGTCGTCGTCTCCGGCGCGGACACCGAGGTCGGCTCCGGCGACCCCAGCATCATCGTCGACGACCAGACAGGTCGGATCCACCTGTTCTACGCCAGCGGAAACGGCTTCCGGCAGTCCGGCACCGGAAACGACAACGACAATCCGAACCTGATCCACCTCGACCACGCCTACTCCGACGACGGCGGCAGGACCTGGACCGAGCGCCGTCTCACCGAAACCCTGAAGGACCCGGGCTGGAAGGGCATCTTCGCCTCCTCCGGCACCGGCATCCAGCTCAAGACCGGACCGCACGCCGGTCGGCTGATCCAGCAGTACACCTTCCAGAAGGTCGACGGCAGCATCTGGGCCGTCAGCGCCTACTCGGACGACCACGGTCGGACCTGGCAGATGGGTCGGCCGGTCGGTCCGCTGATGGACGAGAACAAGACCGTCGAGCTCGCCGACGGCCGGATCATGCTCAACAGCCGCACCTCCAGCGGCCCGTACCGGCTCGTCGCCTACTCCCGCGACGGCGGCGTCACCTACAGCGAGCCCAAACCCGACCGCGAGCTGGTCGACCCGACCAACAACGCGGCGATCATCCGCTACGACGAGGATGCCAACCCCAGCCGGCCGCAGGCACATCGGCTGCTGTTCTCCAACACCGCCGACCCCCATGCCCGCCGTAACCTCACCATCAAGATGAGCTGCAACGACGGTAAGACGTGGCCGATCGCCCGGACCGTCGAGCCCGGCGCGTCGGCATACTCCACCATGGTCGAACTCGGCGATGGCACCTTCGGGCTGCTCTACGAGCGCGGCAACTACGAGCACATCACGTTCGCCCGTTTCAACGCCGCATGGCTCGGTGCCGACTGCCCCGCCTCCCCCAGCCATCCCGAACTCGGCACGAAGATCACCGATGCCGGCGATCTCACCGCCGGTCAGCAGGGCACGGTCGAGGTGTCAGTGACCAACCACGGGCACCGCACGAGCGTCCCCGGCTCGCTGACGCTCGACGTCCCCAGGAGTTGGAGCGTCCAGCAGCCTCAGCAGGATGTGCCGCCACTCGAGGCCGGCGCGAGCACCACGCTGTCGTTCACGGTCACCCCAAGCGAGTCCACGCGAGCCGGCGAGTACGAGCTGGCAGTCCAGATCAAGGCAGGCGCGACGCGCAAGACGGCCACCCCCACGGTGCTCGTCCTCGGCGCCGATCCCGTCCTGGCTGCGCAGCCGGACAGGGGCTATGACGGCGTTGACGACTACACCGACCTGACCGGGCGGCTCGACTCGGTGCGTCAACTCGAGCAGGGCGTGCTCGCGGTCGACCTGCGCACGAGCGACATCCAGGTCGCCGGCGCCCTGCTGTCCTCCTCCGACACCGACGAACCGTCGACCAACGTGACGCTGGCGCTCAACAGCGGCGTTCCCTACTACGAGTCCCGGCAGGACGGTAGCTACGCAGCCCGGGTCTCCGCCACCGAGTCCGTCGCCGACGGCGGGGAACACACGGTGGCGCTGGTGTCGGACGCGGGCGGAACCCGGATCTACGTCAACGGCACACGGGTGGCGTCGAGTAGCGACCAGGCCTTCTTCGGCCATGTCGGCGGCCTCGACGGTCTCTGGGCCGGACGCAACGTCGACAACGCGGGCCCGCAGTGGCACTTCGGCGGCCACATCGACCGGATCAGGATCTACGGCACGAACTAG